Part of the Haemophilus influenzae genome is shown below.
AGAAATGTAAAGCTGCTTTAGTGAGGTCAAAAAGAATGTTACTATGGCAAAATTTTAAGTTATTAAAAATAGAATTTATCACTATTTTTTATAGCTATTTTTATGACCACATTAAAGTTAAGCCAAAGAAATGTGTTGCTATAAATAACAAAACTTAATCTTTAAATTAAACAAATCTAACTTTTTAAGGTCATATAAAACTGATTGAACTTTTTATTTATAAACGAGATTTTAATGAATCAAAATCTAATTGAAGTTAAGAATCTCACCTTTAAACGCGGTGATCGCGTGATTTACGATAACCTGAATTTGCAAGTAAAAAAGGGGAAAATCACTGCGATCATGGGGCCGTCGGGGATTGGTAAAACCACCTTACTTAAATTGATCGGTGGGCAACTAATGCCAGAGCAAGGTGAAATTTTGTTTGATGGACAAGATATTTGTCGTCTATCTAATCGTGAACTGTACGAAGTACGCAAGCGGATGGGGATGTTATTCCAATCAGGTGCACTTTTTACGGATATTTCTACTTTTGATAATGTCGCCTTTCCAATTCGTGAACATACGCATTTGCCTGAAAGTTTAATTCGTCAAATCGTGTTGATGAAATTGGAGGCGGTTGGGTTGCGAGGTGCTGCCGCATTGATGCCTTCAGAACTTTCCGGTGGTATGGCTCGTCGAGCTGCATTAGCGCGTGCTATTGCGCTTGACCCTGATTTAATTATGTTTGATGAGCCATTTACGGGGCAAGATCCGATTAGTATGGGCGTAATTTTAAGCCTGATTAAACGATTAAATGAAGCGTTAAATTTGACTTCTATCGTAGTGTCACACGATGTGGAGGAAGTATTGAGTATTGCAGATTATGCCTATATTATTGCAGACCAAAAAGTCATCGCAGAAGGAACATCTGAGCAGCTTTTACAAAGCCAAGATCCGCGAGTGGTGCAATTCTTAAAAGGTGAATCTGATGGTCCTGTGCGCTTTAAGTACCCAGCGCAAGATTATATGAAGGAATTGTTTGAATGATCGTCAATTTTATTTCTGCTTTAGGAAAACAGGTGATCGACTTTTTCCGTGCATTGGGGCGAGCAGGCTTTATGTTATTTGGTGCATTGATCGGCAAGCCACAAATTCGTAAGCATTTTCCTTTGCTTGTGAAGCAAATGCATGTTTTAGGTGTCCAATCGTTACTCATTATTTTGTTGTCCGGTTTATTTATTGGAATGGTGTTAGGACTACAAGGTTATGTCGTATTAGTTGATTTTTCTGCTGAAACAAGTTTAGGTCAGTTAGTGGCACTTTCTCTTTTGCGAGAATTAGGGCCTGTTGTTACCGCACTTTTATTTGCTGGTCGAGCTGGTTCGGCTTTAACAGCTGAAATAGGCTTAATGAAAGCCACTGAACAACTTTCTAGTCTTGAAATGATGGCTGTTGATCCTTTACGTCGAGTGATTGCACCTCGTTTTTGGGCAGGGGTTATTTCCATGCCAATTTTGTCAATCTTGTTTATCGCGATTGGTATTTGGGGCGGTTCCTTAGTAGGTGTGGATTGGAAAGGTGTTGATTCAGGCAGCTTTTGGTCTGTTATGCAAAATTCCGTGAGTTGGAGCTATGATATTTTAAATGGCTTTATTAAAGCGGTTTTCTTTGCTGTAGCCGTAACTTGGATTGCACTTTTTAATGGTTATGATTGTATGCCAACATCAGAAGGTATCAGTCAAGCTACAACACGAACAGTTGTGCATGCATCTCTTGTTGTTCTAGGATTAGATTTTATTTTGACTGCTATTATGTTTGGTGCAAGTTAAGGATTTTTTATGAGACAAACAATTAAATATGAATTTTGGGTCGGGTTATTTTTATTACTTGGTATTGGTGCCTTAGTTTTTTTAGGTTTACGCGTAGCTAATGTACAAGGTTTTGCTGAGACGAAATCTTATACCGTGACGGCAATTTTTAATAATATTGGCGGACTTAAAGTGCGCGCACCACTAAAAATTGGAGGCGTAGTAATTGGGCGTGTGAGTGCTATTACGCTTGATGAAAAAAGCTATTTACCAAAAGTAAGTATTGCGATTAATCAAGAATATAATGAAATCCCAGAAAACAGTTCTTTATCAATTAAAACATCAGGTTTATTAGGTGAGCAATATATTGCCTTGACAATAGGTTTTGATGATGGAGATACAGCAATGCTTAAAAATGGTAGCCAAATTCAAGACACTACATCAGCTATAGTATTGGAAGATTTAATTGGGCAATTCTTATACGGAAGTAAAAAATCAGACGGCAATGAAAAATCAGAATCCGCAGAATAATAGGTTAAATTTTATAAATTAGGAGATTGATAATGAACCTTACTCAACTAAAAAAATGGTTTACTATTTTAACTTTCGTATTAACCGCACTTTTGGTTACACGAACAGCTATTGCAGAAACAAGTCCTTATGTTTTAATGCAGCAAGCGTCAGATAAACTATTTTCTGATATACAAGCTAATCAAAGTAAAATTAAACAAGATCCAAATTATTTACGTACTATTGTTCGTAATGATTTATTGCCTTATGTAAACTTAGAATATGCAGGTTCTAAAGTATTAGGTTCATACTACAAATCAACCTCTACAGAACAACGAGAAAAATTTTTCAAGACTTTTGGTGAATTGATTGAGCAAAAGTACGCACAAACATTAACAAATTATTCTAATCAAAAAATTCAAATTGAATCAGAAAAAGAATTAGGCGATAACAATTTTGTAAATATTCGCGTAAAGATTATTCAAACTAATGGCGTTGCTCCGATCCTATTAGATTTTAAATGGCGTAAAGGCAATAAAAGTGGGGAATGGAAAGCCTACGATATGGCAGCAGCAGGCGTAAGTATGCTGGAAGATACGATAAAAAATTGGGTTGGTATTTTAAACAAACAAGGTATTGATACATTAATCACAAAGATGCAGCAATCTGCCTCACAACCTATAATTTTCAATCAATAAATGAATAACTATGCTAAATTGGGATTTGCAAAAAAATAATGATAAAATAACGCTCTTTTTGTTTGGGGAACTATCTCGCAGCACCTTGTTACCAATGTGGCAGCAACGTGGCGTTTTTTTGTCAGAAAGTACACTTGATAAAACTATTGTTGAATGGAATTTATCTGGTCTTCAGCATATTGATTCAGCTGGTTTTACAGCTCTTTGTGATTTTTTACGAGAGTGTCAAAAGATTAACAAAACAGTACGATTAGTTTATCCACCAAAACAATTATTAACCCTAGCAGATCTTGTTGGTTTATCTGATTGGATCGCAAATTTTACATAGCTTACTTAAACGGAAATCCAATGGAACTTCAAAAAATTGAACAAATTTTAAAAGACACGCTAAATATCGTAGAAGTCTATGCACAAGGTGAAAATGCACATTTTGGTGTAATTGTAGTGAGTGATGAAATTGCTGCACTATCTCGTGTAAAACAACAACAAACGATTTATGCCCCTTTAATGCCTTATTTTAGCACTGGTGAAATTCACGCTCTAACCATCAAAACTTATACCGTAGAAAAATGGAAACGCGATCGTGCATTAAACCAGTTTAATTAAGGATTTAAAAATGGATAAATTTCGTGTTTATGGGCAATCTCGTTTAAGTGGAAGTGTGAATATTTCAGGCGCAAAAAACGCCGCACTTCCAATTCTTTTTGCGGCTATTTTAGCTACAGAACCTGTTAAATTGACAAATGTTCCCGAACTTAAAGATATTGAAACAACTTTAAATATTTTGCGTCAATTAGGCGTGATTGCAAATCGTGATGAAACTGGTGCAGTTTTATTAGATGCCTCTAATATCAATCATTTCACTGCACCTTATGAATTGGTTAAAACTATGCGTGCTTCAATTTGGGCATTGGCACCTTTAGTCGCTCGTTTCCATCAAGGTCAAGTCTCATTACCTGGAGGTTGTTCTATCGGAGCTAGACCTGTTGATCTCCACATTAGCGGTTTAGAAAAATTAGGTGCGGACATCGTTCTTGAAGAAGGATATGTAAAAGCACAAGTATCAGATCGTCTTGTTGGAACTCGAATTGTAATAGAAAAAGTAAGTGTAGGCGCAACTTTATCTATTATGATGGCAGCAACCCTTGCGAAAGGTACGACTGTTATTGAAAACGCCGCTCGTGAACCTGAAATTGTAGATACTGCAGATTTCCTTAATAAAATGGGTGCAAAAATATCTGGTGCAGGTTCTGATCACATTACGATTGAAGGTGTTGAACGTTTAACTGGTTGTGAACATAGTGTTGTGCCAGATCGTATTGAAACGGGAACATTCTTAATTGCTGCAGCCATTTCGGGCGGTCGTGTTGTTTGTCAAAATACTAAAGCGGATACTTTAGATGCCGTAATTGATAAACTCCGTGAAGCTGGTGCGCAAGTTGATGTAACTGAAAATAGCATTACTTTAGATATGCTTGGTAATCGCCCTAAAGCAGTGAATATTCGTACTGCACCACATCCAGGGTTCCCAACTGATATGCAGGCTCAATTTACTTTATTAAATATGGTGGCAGAAGGTACAAGCATTATCACTGAAACGATTTTTGAAAATCGTTTTATGCATATTCCTGAATTAATTCGTATGGGTGGTAAAGCTGAAATTGAAGGGAATACAGCGGTATGTCATGGTGTTGAACAATTGTCTGGCACAGAGGTAATAGCGACAGATTTACGCGCTTCAATCAGTTTAGTGCTTGCAGGTTGTATCGCAACGGGTGAAACCATTGTAGATCGTATTTATCATATCGATCGTGGTTATGAACATATCGAAGATAAATTACGTGGTCTAGGTGCGAAAATTGAACGTTTTTCTGGAAGTGATGAAGCGTAATTAGGTACGCTGCTTTTCTATAATAAATTACAAGTTTATTTATAATCTTAAATTTCTATTAATGCCTTTCTTTAGAAAGGCATTTTTTTACTGAAATTTTATAAGAGTAGATTGATTGCATTGTTTAGAAACGTATTTTTCTACAAGAAAGTGCGGTAGATTATTTCTTATTTTGATAGTAATCACTTATATCAATTTTTTATAACTAAAATTTATAAACCATAAATAAATAATCTTTTTTTTTCATAAGTTTGTTTTTTATAATCACGCTTAGACAAACACAACACAAGGAAGAAAAAATGAAAAAATTACTTTTTACGACCGCACTTTTAACTGGAGCTATTGCTTTCTCAACTTTTTCTCACGCAGGCGAAATTGCCGATCGTGTTGAAAAAACTAAAACTTTATTAGTCGGAACAGAAGGGACTTATGCACCATTTACTTTCCATGATAAAAGTGGAAAATTAACAGGCTTTGATGTAGAGGTTATTCGTAAAGTTGCTGAAAAGCTCGGTTTGAAAGTGGAATTTAAAGAAACACAATGGGATGCAATGTATGCGGGGTTAAATGCAAAACGTTTTGATGTGATAGCAAACCAAACTAACCCAAGCCCAGAGCGTTTAAAAAAATACAGTTTCACCACGCCTTATAATTATTCTGGTGGGGTGATTGTAACAAAATCATCGGATAACAGTATTAAATCATTTGAAGATTTGAAAGGTCGTAAATCTGCACAATCTGCAACAAGTAACTGGGGTAAAGATGCAAAAGCTGCAGGCGCGCAGATTCTTGTAGTGGATGGTTTAGCACAGAGCTTAGAGCTTATTAAACAAGGCCGTGCAGAAGCAACAATTAATGATAAATTGGCTGTATTAGATTATTTTAAACAACACCCAAATTCTGGTTTAAAAATTGCTTATGATCGTGGGGATAAAACTCCGGCTGCCTTTGCTTTTTTACAAGGTGAAGATGCATTGATTACAAAATTTAATCAAGTACTTGAAGCACTTCGCCAAGATGGTACATTAAAACAGATTTCAATTGAATGGTTTGGTTATGATATTACTCAATAATTGGTTGGCGAGTCTTCCATTTATGAGTGCAGAACGAGCTGATTATGTAATCAGCTCGTTTTGGCCTATGTTGGAAGCAGCAATTTTATACACATTGCCATTGGCAGTCATTTCCTTCTTCTGTGGTTTGCTTATTGCAGTGATTGTTGCAGTTATTCGTACTTTGCCTAGTCCTAATTTACCCTTAAAATTGTTACAGGCTTTATGTCGAGTGTATATCTC
Proteins encoded:
- the mlaE gene encoding lipid asymmetry maintenance ABC transporter permease subunit MlaE — translated: MIVNFISALGKQVIDFFRALGRAGFMLFGALIGKPQIRKHFPLLVKQMHVLGVQSLLIILLSGLFIGMVLGLQGYVVLVDFSAETSLGQLVALSLLRELGPVVTALLFAGRAGSALTAEIGLMKATEQLSSLEMMAVDPLRRVIAPRFWAGVISMPILSILFIAIGIWGGSLVGVDWKGVDSGSFWSVMQNSVSWSYDILNGFIKAVFFAVAVTWIALFNGYDCMPTSEGISQATTRTVVHASLVVLGLDFILTAIMFGAS
- the mlaF gene encoding phospholipid ABC transporter ATP-binding protein MlaF, which produces MNQNLIEVKNLTFKRGDRVIYDNLNLQVKKGKITAIMGPSGIGKTTLLKLIGGQLMPEQGEILFDGQDICRLSNRELYEVRKRMGMLFQSGALFTDISTFDNVAFPIREHTHLPESLIRQIVLMKLEAVGLRGAAALMPSELSGGMARRAALARAIALDPDLIMFDEPFTGQDPISMGVILSLIKRLNEALNLTSIVVSHDVEEVLSIADYAYIIADQKVIAEGTSEQLLQSQDPRVVQFLKGESDGPVRFKYPAQDYMKELFE
- the mlaD gene encoding outer membrane lipid asymmetry maintenance protein MlaD, which translates into the protein MRQTIKYEFWVGLFLLLGIGALVFLGLRVANVQGFAETKSYTVTAIFNNIGGLKVRAPLKIGGVVIGRVSAITLDEKSYLPKVSIAINQEYNEIPENSSLSIKTSGLLGEQYIALTIGFDDGDTAMLKNGSQIQDTTSAIVLEDLIGQFLYGSKKSDGNEKSESAE
- a CDS encoding amino acid ABC transporter substrate-binding protein, producing the protein MKKLLFTTALLTGAIAFSTFSHAGEIADRVEKTKTLLVGTEGTYAPFTFHDKSGKLTGFDVEVIRKVAEKLGLKVEFKETQWDAMYAGLNAKRFDVIANQTNPSPERLKKYSFTTPYNYSGGVIVTKSSDNSIKSFEDLKGRKSAQSATSNWGKDAKAAGAQILVVDGLAQSLELIKQGRAEATINDKLAVLDYFKQHPNSGLKIAYDRGDKTPAAFAFLQGEDALITKFNQVLEALRQDGTLKQISIEWFGYDITQ
- the murA gene encoding UDP-N-acetylglucosamine 1-carboxyvinyltransferase, with the translated sequence MDKFRVYGQSRLSGSVNISGAKNAALPILFAAILATEPVKLTNVPELKDIETTLNILRQLGVIANRDETGAVLLDASNINHFTAPYELVKTMRASIWALAPLVARFHQGQVSLPGGCSIGARPVDLHISGLEKLGADIVLEEGYVKAQVSDRLVGTRIVIEKVSVGATLSIMMAATLAKGTTVIENAAREPEIVDTADFLNKMGAKISGAGSDHITIEGVERLTGCEHSVVPDRIETGTFLIAAAISGGRVVCQNTKADTLDAVIDKLREAGAQVDVTENSITLDMLGNRPKAVNIRTAPHPGFPTDMQAQFTLLNMVAEGTSIITETIFENRFMHIPELIRMGGKAEIEGNTAVCHGVEQLSGTEVIATDLRASISLVLAGCIATGETIVDRIYHIDRGYEHIEDKLRGLGAKIERFSGSDEA
- a CDS encoding STAS domain-containing protein encodes the protein MLNWDLQKNNDKITLFLFGELSRSTLLPMWQQRGVFLSESTLDKTIVEWNLSGLQHIDSAGFTALCDFLRECQKINKTVRLVYPPKQLLTLADLVGLSDWIANFT
- the mlaC gene encoding phospholipid-binding protein MlaC; its protein translation is MNLTQLKKWFTILTFVLTALLVTRTAIAETSPYVLMQQASDKLFSDIQANQSKIKQDPNYLRTIVRNDLLPYVNLEYAGSKVLGSYYKSTSTEQREKFFKTFGELIEQKYAQTLTNYSNQKIQIESEKELGDNNFVNIRVKIIQTNGVAPILLDFKWRKGNKSGEWKAYDMAAAGVSMLEDTIKNWVGILNKQGIDTLITKMQQSASQPIIFNQ
- a CDS encoding BolA family protein, yielding MELQKIEQILKDTLNIVEVYAQGENAHFGVIVVSDEIAALSRVKQQQTIYAPLMPYFSTGEIHALTIKTYTVEKWKRDRALNQFN